The Cricetulus griseus strain 17A/GY chromosome 9, alternate assembly CriGri-PICRH-1.0, whole genome shotgun sequence genome has a segment encoding these proteins:
- the LOC113837206 gene encoding tetratricopeptide repeat protein 9B: MQRGSLSPVLMLSAAPEPPPRPPPALSPPGPGSAPRHGSARPGSAPEPSGGLAAALDSSLRAAVAFKAEGQRCYREKKFREAIGKYHRALLQLKAAQGARPGGLPAPSPGPAAASPGPARLSEEQRRLVESTEVECYDSLTACLLQSELVNYERVREYCLKVLEKQQGNFKATYRAGIAFYHLGDYARALRYLQEARSREPTDTNVLRYIQLTQLKMNRCSLQREDSDSGSGGPARDVVG; this comes from the exons ATGCAGCGCGGCTCGCTGTCCCCGGTGCTGATGCTCAGCGCTGCCCCGGAGCCTCCGCCGCGCCCGCCTCCCGCCCTCTCCCCGCCGGGCCCGGGCTCAGCGCCTCGCCATGGCTCAGCTCGGCCGGGTTCTGCCCCAGAGCCGTCTGGGGGCCTGGCCGCGGCGCTCGACAGCAGCCTGCGGGCCGCCGTGGCGTTCAAGGCGGAGGGTCAGCGCTGCTACCGAGAGAAGAAGTTCCGAGAAGCCATCGGCAAGTACCACCGGGCCCTGCTGCAGCTGAAGGCAGCTCAGGGGGCCCGCCCCGGCGGCCTGCCCGCCCCGTCCCCCGGACCCGCCGCCGCCAGCCCGGGGCCGGCTCGCCTCAGCGAGGAGCAGCGGCGCCTGGTGGAGAGCACAGAGGTGGAGTGTTACGACTCCCTCACGG CTTGCCTCCTGCAGTCGGAGCTGGTGAACTACGAGCGCGTGCGCGAGTACTGTCtcaaggtgctggagaaacagcaggGCAACTTCAAGGCCACCTACCGCGCCGGCATCGCCTTCTACCACCTGGGTGACTATGCGCGTGCGCTGCGCTACCTGCAGGAGGCCCGAAGCCGGGAGCCCACAG ACACCAATGTTCTCCGCTACATCCAGCTGACCCAGCTGAAGATGAACCGTTGCAGCCTCCAGAGGGAAGACAGTGACAGCGGGTCTGGAGGCCCGGCTCGGGATGTCGTGGGCTGA
- the Map3k10 gene encoding mitogen-activated protein kinase kinase kinase 10 isoform X2 has protein sequence MEEEEEEGAAREWGATPAGPVWTAVFDYEAVGDEELTLRRGDRVRVLSQDWAVSGDEGWWTGQLPGGRVGVFPSNYVAPAAPAAPTGLRLPREIAFHELQLEEIIGVGGFGKVYRALWRGEEVAVKAARLDPERDPAVTAEQVRQEARLFGALQHPNIIALRGACLSPPNLCLVMEYARGGALSRVLAGRRVPPHVLVNWAVQVARGMNYLHNDAPVPIIHRDLKSINILILEAIENHNLADTVLKITDFGLAREWHKTTKMSAAGTYAWMAPEVIRLSLFSKSSDVWSFGVLLWELLTGEVPYREIDALAVAYGVAMNKLTLPIPSTCPEPFARLLEECWDPDPHGRPDFGSILKQLEVIEQSALFQMPLESFHSLQEDWKLEIQHMFDDLRTKEKELRSREEELLRAAQEQRFQEEQLRRREQELAEREMDIVERELHLLMSQLSQEKPRVRKRKGTFKRSRLLKLREGSSHISLPSGFEHKITVQASPTLDKRKGSDGASPPASPSIIPRLRAIRLTPMDCGSSSGGGTWSRSGPPKKEELVGGKKKGRTWGPSSTLQKERAGGEERLKALGEGCKQWSSSAPNLGKSPKHTPMAPGFASLNEMEEFAEADEGNSVPPSPYSTPSYLKVPLPAEPSPCAQAPWEPPAATPSRPGHGARRRCDLALLGCATLLGAVGLGADVAEARAGDGEEQRRWLDGLFFPRPGRFPRGLSPTGRPGNRRDDTAPGLGLAPSATLVSLSSVSDCNSTRSLLRSDSDEAAPAAPSPPPSPPASSPSTNPLVDVELESFKKDPRQSLTPTHVTAAHAVSRGHRRTPSDGALRQREPLELTNHGPRDPLDFPRLPDPQALFPTRRRPLEFPGRPTTLTFAPRPRPAASRPRLDPWKLVSFGRTLSISPPSRPDTPESPGPPSVQPTLLDMDMEGQSQDNTVPLCGAYGSH, from the exons atggaggaggaggaggaggagggggcggCCAGAGAGTGGGGCGCCACCCCCGCGGGGCCCGTGTGGACCGCCGTGTTCGACTACGAGGCGGTGGGAGACGAGGAGCTGACCCTGCGGAGAGGCGACCGCGTCCGGGTGCTGTCCCAGGACTGGGCCGTGTCCGGCGATGAGGGCTGGTGGACGGGGCAGCTGCCCGGCGGCCGCGTGGGCGTCTTCCCCAGCAACTACGTGGCCCCCGCCGCCCCCGCCGCCCCGACGGGCCTCCGGCTGCCCCGGGAGATCGCCTTCCATGAGCTGCAGCTGGAGGAGATCATCGGGGTCGGGGGCTTCGGCAAGGTCTACCGGGCCCTGTGGCGCGGCGAGGAGGTGGCCGTCAAGGCCGCCAGGCTGGACCCTGAGCGGGACCCCGCGGTGACAGCCGAGCAGGTGCGCCAGGAGGCCCGGCTCTTCGGAGCCCTTCAGCACCCCAACATCATCGCCCTGAGGGGCGCCTGCCTCAGCCCCCCAAACCTCTGCCTGGTGATGGAGTACGCTCGGGGAGGTGCCTTGAGCAGGGTCCTGGCCGGTCGCCGAGTGCCCCCTCACGTGCTGGTCAACTGGGCCGTGCAGGTGGCTCGGGGCATGAACTATCTACACAACGATGCCCCTGTCCCCATCATTCACCGGGACCTCAAGTCCATCAACA TCTTAATCTTGGAGGCCATTGAGAACCATAACCTCGCTGATACGGTGCTCAAGATCACAGACTTCGGCCTTGCCCGAGAGTGGCACAAGACCACCAAAATGAGTGCCGCGGGGACCTACGCCTGGATGGCTCCCGAGGTCATCcgcctctccctcttctccaaaAGCAGCGATGTCTGGAG CTTCGGGGTGCTGCTCTGGGAGCTGCTGACCGGGGAGGTCCCCTACCGAGAAATCGACGCCTTGGCCGTGGCTTACGGTGTGGCTATGAACAAGCTGACGTTACCCATTCCCTCCACGTGCCCCGAGCCCTTTGCCCGCCTACTGGAGG AATGCTGGGACCCCGACCCTCATGGGCGACCAGATTTTGGCAGCATCCTGAAGCAGCTGGAGGTGATCGAACAATCAGCCCTGTTCCAGATGCCGCTGGAGTCCTTCCACTCGCTGCAGGAAGACTGGAAACTGGAGATTCAGCACATGTTCGACGACCTACGGACCAAGGAGAAG gagTTGCGCAGCCGAGAAGAGGAGCTGCTGCGAGCCGCGCAGGAGCAGCGTTTTCAGGAGGAGCAGCTTCGGCGACGGGAGCAGGAGCTGGCCGAGCGCGAGATGGACATCGTAGAACGTGAGCTGCACCTGCTCATGAGCCAGCTGAGCCAGGAGAAGCCCAGGGTCCGCAAACGCAAGGGCACCTTCAAACGCAGCCGCTTGCTCAAGCTGCGGGAAGGCAGCAGCCACATCAGCCTGCCCTCCG gaTTTGAACACAAGATCACCGTCCAGGCCTCTCCCACCCTGGACAAGAGGAAAGGATCCGATGGGGCCAGCCCTCCTGCCAGCCCCAGTATCATCCCCCGGCTGAGGGCCATTCGCT TGACTCCCATGGACTGTGGCAGCAGCAGCGGCGGTGGAACGTGGAGCCGAAGTGGACCACCAAAGAAGGAAGAACTGGTTGGGGGCAAGAAGAAGGGCAGGACGTGGGGCCCCAGCTCCACTTTGCAGAAGGAGCGGGCCGGAGGCGAGGAGAG GCTCAAGGCCCTGGGGGAAGGATGCAAGCAGTGGTCCTCGAGCGCCCCCAACCTGGGCAAATCCCCCAAGCACACCCCCATGGCCCCAGGCTTTGCGAGCCTCAATGAGATGG AAGAGTTTGCGGAGGCAGATGAAGGCAACAGCGTGCCCCCTTCCCCCTACTCCACCCCGTCCTACCTCAAGGTGCCTCTGCCCGCCGAGCCCTCTCCTTGCGCGCAGGCGCCATGGGAGCCGCCGGCTGCGACCCCTTCCCGGCCAGGACACGGAGCTCGCAGACGCTGCGACCTGGCGCTGCTGGGCTGCGCCACGCTGCTGGGCGCCGTGGGCTTGGGTGCCGACGTGGCCGAAGCGCGTGCTGGGGACGGCGAGGAGCAGAGGCGCTGGCTGGACGGCCTCTTCTTCCCGCGGCCTGGCCGCTTCCCTCGGGGTCTAAGCCCAACCGGGCGCCCTGGGAATCGCCGCGATGACACAGCCCCCGGCCTGGGCCTGGCGCCCTCGGCCACCCTAGTGTCACTGTCCTCTGTGTCGGATTGCAACTCTACACGCTCCTTGCTGCGCTCCGACAGCGACGAGGCTGCGCCCGCTGCGCCCTCCCCACCGCCCTCTCCCCCGGCGTCGTCACCCAGCACCAACCCCCTTGTGGACGTGGAGCTGGAGAGCTTCAAGAAGGACCCTCGCCAGTCGCTCACGCCCACCCATGTCACCGCCGCGCACGCCGTGAGTCGGGGACACAGGCGGACACCATCGGATGGGGCGCTGAGGCAGCGAGAGCCCCTGGAGCTCACTAACCATG GTCCTCGAGACCCCCTTGATTTCCCTCGACTTCCCGACCCTCAGGCCTTGTTCCCCACCCGTCGCCGGCCCCTGGAGTTCCCTGGCCGTCCCACCACCCTCACCTTTGCCCCACGACCCCGTCCAGCTGCCAGCCGCCCCCGTCTGGACCCCTGGAAACTGGTCTCCTTTGGCCGGACACTCAGCATCTCGCCTCCCAGCAGGCCAGACACTCCAGAGAGCCCTGGGCCCCCCAGTGTGCAGCCCACGCTGCTGGACATGGACATGGAGGGTCAGAGCCAGGACAACACAGTGCCCCTGTGTGGGGCCTACGGCTCTCACTGA